A window of the Lactuca sativa cultivar Salinas chromosome 7, Lsat_Salinas_v11, whole genome shotgun sequence genome harbors these coding sequences:
- the LOC111898429 gene encoding uncharacterized protein LOC111898429 encodes MHTFRSPQKIRFTHENIDNNKIAEDVYTLHGEDELPLCLCPKRGYIGITTTILFPCSNRFRTVDSCNGTFCLKTKNGLTLWNPSIRRKVRVPECPRSSELALGGIGFGFDPISDDYKIVWISYEKDTSFVYAVKTGTWCEVASPKPVYFCVI; translated from the coding sequence ATGCACACTTTCCGATCCCCACAAAAAATCCGCTTCACGCATGAAAATATTGACAATAATAAAATAGCAGAAGACGTTTATACATTACACGGAGAAGACGAATTGCCATTGTGTTTATGTCCCAAACGTGGATATATTGGTATAACAACAACAATTCTGTTTCCTTGTAGCAATAGGTTCAGAACTGTTGATTCATGTAATGGAACTTTCTGTTTGAAGACTAAAAATGGTTTGACTCTATGGAACCCTTCAATCAGACGCAAAGTAAGAGTGCCTGAATGTCCTCGGAGTTCTGAACTCGCTTTGGGAGGTATTGGGTTTGGATTTGACCCAATCAGTGATGATTACAAAATTGTTTGGATATCATATGAAAAAGACACTTCATTTGTTTATGCAGTGAAGACGGGCACTTGGTGTGAAGTTGCTTCCCCTAAACCAGTTTACTTCTGTGTTATATGA
- the LOC128127392 gene encoding putative F-box protein At3g16210, translating to MSDYLCQELIVEIFTRLPPKSLLRFRSLSKSLYTCISSPGFIRLHKFRSPQKIRFTHENIDNNKIAEVVYTLHGEDELPLCLCPKRGYIGITTTIPFPCSNRFRTIGSCNGTFCLKTKNGLTLWNPSIRRKVRVAECPRSSELALGGIGFGFDPISDDYKIVWISYEKDTSFVYAVKTGTWCEIASPKPEFTYVRREAFLFKGVLHWEVNRFDLDFSCILTFDLSTHVFGMIPFPGLALDWLTTRLTTIQDSLALICYRMNIDDSWILLWRDASWSVVFKLGIGKLPVDGAFQFQPQPQTTNECNLLLITYGDGFQIYNSKTGVQSGVLGFNASSSLIDFRECVETIHLLDMGEAACETTQL from the coding sequence ATGTCAGATTATTTATGCCAAGAGTTGATTGTTGAAATTTTTACAAGACTACCACCCAAATCCCTCCTTCGATTTAGATCACTCTCTAAATCGTTATATACCTGTATTTCTAGTCCCGGGTTCATACGCTTGCACAAATTCCGATCCCCACAAAAAATCCGCTTCACGCATGAAAATATTGACAATAATAAAATAGCAGAAGTCGTTTATACATTACACGGAGAAGACGAATTGCCCTTGTGTTTGTGTCCCAAACGTGGATATATTGGTATAACAACAACAATTCCGTTTCCTTGTAGCAATAGGTTCAGAACTATTGGTTCATGTAATGGAACTTTCTGTTTGAAGACTAAAAATGGTTTGACTCTATGGAACCCTTCAATCAGACGCAAAGTAAGAGTGGCTGAATGTCCTCGGAGTTCTGAACTCGCTTTGGGAGGTATTGGGTTTGGATTTGACCCAATCAGTGACGATTACAAAATTGTTTGGATATCATATGAAAAAGACACTTCATTTGTTTATGCGGTGAAGACGGGCACTTGGTGTGAGATTGCTTCCCCTAAACCTGAGTTTACTTATGTGCGACGTGAGGCCTTTTTATTCAAAGGAGTATTGCATTGGGAGGTAAATCGTTTTGACTTAGACTTTTCTTGTATACTGACATTCGATTTGAGCACTCATGTTTTTGGTATGATTCCATTTCCTGGATTGGCTCTGGACTGGTTGACAACAAGACTAACAACCATCCAAGATTCTCTAGCTTTGATTTGTTATCGCATGAATATTGATGATAGTTGGATTCTGCTATGGAGAGATGCTTCTTGGTCTGTGGTTTTTAAATTGGGAATAGGTAAACTTCCAGTTGATGGAGCTTTTCAATTCCAACCACAACCGCAAACGACCAACGAGTGTAATTTGTTGCTCATTACTTATGGGGATGGGTTCCAAATTTATAATTCCAAGACAGGGGTGCAATCAGGAGTACTTGGATTCAATGCTTCTTCTAGTTTAATAGACTTTCGGGAGTGTGTCGAAACAATTCATTTGTTAGACATGGGGGAGGCTGCTTGTGAAACAACTCAACTATGA